The Drosophila bipectinata strain 14024-0381.07 chromosome 2L, DbipHiC1v2, whole genome shotgun sequence genome has a segment encoding these proteins:
- the LOC108132220 gene encoding uncharacterized protein, translating to MSDDTTVLLEEKSYIVEMDHPTQENVQEEPTGDYEEDHFEVVVEVESGPYRFLRNWNSVGVWMCAVYNFCVLLLLITVYVYKRKN from the exons ATGAG TGACGACACGACTGTGTTACTGGAGGAGAAGAGCTACATCGTTGAAATGGATCATCCTACTCAGGAGAATGTGCAGGAGGAGCCCACGGGGGATTACGAGGAAGACCACTTCGAGGTCGTAGTTGAAGTAGAGTCCGGCCCGTATAGGTTTTTGCGAAATTGGAACAGTGTGGGAGTGTGGATGTGTGCAGTCTACAATTTCTGTGTTTTACTTCTACTGATCACTGTGTATGTTTACAAACGTAAGAATTAA
- the Grl36b gene encoding uncharacterized protein Grl36b has protein sequence MSCLTSVLQLLQVLTTLSGCNIFQFVKGERHQFAMNRKLYKLVGVLHRFWLRPWLFLMLFYYLLNILWEFLLGLSDYSPNSMKSLNLAYKVAMAATLNQNFIITLAIYYNYRQISSLVRFSILLFVCIQPLLLSLVATLGVLIVYGFYGIQEKKVSRRKLLMFGFYRNLIKLRQDFDHLIRPFVWAALLESCVLFASSFHIQLYDQSSAYKFFKNLLLSSLWPLGFFYITTSISEAEKKIGRFRANFRPQRQHQWFWLYRQVMYMAVDKNKLNVFRLNRRTLLEMLSLGWVLAMFTNSIMVNSKAGIEHLKNINKVKTN, from the exons ATGTCCTGTCTAACGAGCGTTCTGCAGCTGTTGCAAGTGCTGACAACGCTCTCGGGTTGCAACATCTTCCAATTCGTCAAAGGAGAGCGGCACCAGTTCGCGATGAACCGGAAGCTCTATAAGCTGGTGGGAGTGCTGCACCGATTCTGGCTGAGGCCCTGGCTGTTTCTAATGCTGttctattatttattgaaCATCCTGTGGGAGTTTCTTTTGGGATTATCGGACTACTCCCCCAACAGCATGAAGTCTCTGAACCTAGCGTATAAAGTGGCCATGGCCGCCACTCTTAACCAGAACTTTATCATTACCCTGGCCATATACTATAACTACAG ACAAATTTCAAGTTTAGTGCGGTTTTCGATATTGCTATTTGTGTGCATTCAGCCGCTTCTTCTGTCTCTGGTGGCCACTTTAGGGGTTTTAATTGTTTATGGATTTTACGGCATCcaggaaaaaaaagtttccagAAGAAAGCTGTTAATGTTCGGCTTCTACAGAAACCTCATAAAGCTAAGACAAGACTTTGACCATCTGATTAGGCCCTTCGTTTGGGCGGCTTTGTTGGAGAGCTGCGTCCTTTTCGCGAGCTCTTTTCATATACAACTCTACGATCAGTCATCGGCTTATAAGTTTTTCAAGAACCTACTACTGAGCTCACTGTGGCCTTTGGGATTTTTTTACATCACGACATCTATCAGTGAAGCGGAGAAAAAGATTGGCCGGTTTAGAGCCAACTTTAGGCCACAGCGTCAG CACCAATGGTTTTGGCTTTACCGGCAAGTAATGTATATGGCAGTGGATAAAAACAAACTCAATGTCTTTCGTCTGAATCGGAGAACACTTCTGGAAATGTTGAGTCTTGGATGGGTTTTAGCGATGTTTACAAACAGTATTATGGTTAATAGTAAAGCCGGGATAGAGcacttgaaaaatataaataaagtaaAGACAAATTGA
- the LOC108132315 gene encoding uncharacterized protein encodes MSRKMLQVPLATLVLLSLVLQIAAAAATDAAATSPTGIDASLKNAKLIESKVLPDLGSLSRSQQEDEKWQPVYRFIDDGFPVLELYGYKPKSDIPYTLIVPKIDVRSIEKPRLKEFMLEHLVPGKIYDSYSGVGNSKEEEESFGNGNGHKIVFRKLEKSHNNVWLLNGQQILYKLRINENLMAIAIDGYLGDRKSPYSKRNIQETNNRYNDPQPLEQPNITNAHAKVEPVIKESKASPLMSFLGNMKTGTKVFQHFLSKSNLTRIMDDNAYTVLIPSDNAFQRWHPIDWGFYPFSVPEFTESVLRNHFLPMQRPLRLADVRNMDEVVVHSLGGEDVVFHGQPTPTVNNVTIMSDYQLSNGNQVFIISEVLFVTEAVVSKLHQMHKDKETPPLLAFPWFGAQFLSHSFLALERDPRFSQITRYLNNAEIAPHISGANYTFFVPEDRAFEKLGFDRLSDEVMGSQRGVKMLLNHFVKGRLYNRDLRDNEVFETIGGGHIKITRNPGSNYTSVNNAQITESEVFVYNLGTMYYLDDILYSHMLRDFVSKSTKTRSNRHGSDSGGGGSRSTSRPSDVEIVPNEFEGEHNGGDYAIHGDDEDFEDEIITPKALPVQIYELPK; translated from the exons ATGTCGCGCAAAATGTTGCAAGTGCCGCTGGCAACATTGGTGTTGCTGTCGCTGGTGCTCCAaattgctgctgcagctgccacAGACGCAGCTGCAACATCGCCAACCGGAATCGATGCCAGTCTGAAGAATGCCAAGCTGATTGAGAGCAAAGTGCTCCCCGACTTGGGCAGCCTGTCACGCAGCCAGCAGGAGGACGAAAAGTGGCAGCCGGTCTACCGGTTCATCGACGATGGGTTTCCCGTCCTCGAATTGTACGGCTATAAGCCAAAATCGG ACATTCCGTACACTCTGATTGTGCCCAAAATCGATGTCCGGAGCATCGAGAAGCCGCGACTGAAGGAGTTCATGTTGGAGCACTTGGTGCCCGGAAAAATCTATGATAGCTACAGCGGAGTGGGCAACagcaaggaggaggaggagtccTTCGGCAATGGGAACGGACACAAAATCGTTTTCCGTAAATTGGAAAAATCCCACAACAATGTTTGGCTACTCAATGGGCAGCAAATACTCTATAAGCTGCGTATCAATGAGAACCTGATGGCCATTGCAATCGATGGTTATTTGGGCGATAGGAAGTCGCCCTACTCCAAGCGGAACATACAGGAAACGAACAA TCGCTACAACGACCCCCAGCCGCTGGAGCAGCCGAACATCACGAATGCCCACGCCAAGGTGGAGCCCGTCATCAAGGAGTCAAAGGCCAGTCCGCTGATGTCCTTCCTAGGCAACATGAAGACAGGGACAAAGGTCTTTCAGCACTTTCTCTCCAAGAGCAATCTGACCCGGATAATGGACGACAACGCGTACACGGTCCTGATTCCGTCTGACAACGCCTTCCAGCGCTGGCACCCCATCGACTGGGGCTTCTATCCGTTCAGCGTGCCGGAGTTCACGGAGTCGGTGCTCCGCAACCACTTCCTCCCCATGCAGCGCCCCCTACGGCTCGCCGACGTCCGGAACATGGACGAGGTGGTCGTCCACTCCCTCGGCGGGGAGGATGTCGTCTTCCATGGCCAGC CTACGCCCACGGTGAATAATGTGACCATTATGTCCGACTACCAGCTCTCGAACGGCAATCAGGTGTTTATCATCTCCGAGGTGCTCTTTGTCACGGAAGCAGTGGTCTCCAAGTTGCATCAG ATGCACAAGGACAAGGAGACTCCTCCGTTGCTGGCATTCCCTTGGTTTGGAGCCCAGTTCCTGTCCCACTCGTTCTTGGCTCTTGAGAGAGATCCGCGGTTCTCACAGATAACCAg ATATCTAAACAATGCTGAGATTGCCCCCCATATTTCCGGTGCCAACTACACCTTCTTTGTGCCGGAAGATCGAGCCTTTGAAAAGCTGGGCTTTGACCGACTCTCCGATGAGGTTATG ggCTCACAACGCGGTGTCAAGATGCTACTGAATCACTTTGTCAAGGGTCGGCTCTACAACCGGGATTTGCGCGACAATGAGGTGTTCGAGACGATCGGTGGAGGACACATAAAGATCACCCGCAACCCGGGAAGCAACTACACGAGCGTGAACAACGCCCAGATCACGGAGAGCGAGGTGTTTGTCTACAACCTGGGCACCATGTACTACCTGGACGACATCCTGTACTCGCACATGCTGCGCGATTTTGTCAGCAAGTCGACCAAGACGAGATCCAACCGGCACGGCAGCGACTCTGGCGGCGGAGGATCCCGGAGCACCTCGCGGCCCAGCGACGTGGAAATAGTGCCCAACGAGTTCGAGGGGGAGCACAACGGCGGAGACTACGCCATCCACGGCGACGACGAGGACTTCGAGGATGAGATCATCACGCCCAAGGCGCTGCCCGTCCAGATCTACGAGTTGCCCAAGTAG
- the LOC108132243 gene encoding uncharacterized protein: MDTDGKKASSSGPGKAHDEVDFTSGYETQYRKEYSPLRPIFVPPPDKKHAWYRNWSTILMIFFLSGVFVLGTVMLVVQVFTVSPLQIFIIVAVYVALAAILIWLEIQSVKVR; the protein is encoded by the coding sequence ATGGACACGGACGGGAAAAAAGCGAGCTCCTCGGGTCCGGGCAAGGCCCACGACGAGGTCGATTTCACCAGCGGCTATGAGACCCAGTACCGGAAGGAGTATAGCCCCCTGAGGCCCATATTCGTGCCGCCGCCGGACAAGAAGCATGCCTGGTACCGCAACTGGTCCACCATCCTGATGATCTTCTTCCTGTCGGGCGTCTTCGTTCTAGGCACCGTGATGCTGGTGGTGCAGGTCTTCACCGTCAGTCCCCTGCAGATCTTTATCATCGTGGCGGTCTACGTGGCCCTGGCCGCCATCCTGATCTGGCTGGAAATTCAGTCAGTCAAAGTGCGGTGA